In the genome of Apium graveolens cultivar Ventura unplaced genomic scaffold, ASM990537v1 ctg4809, whole genome shotgun sequence, one region contains:
- the LOC141702234 gene encoding uncharacterized protein LOC141702234 encodes MASSNVAAGEDLLDVMCDCYRMSVMKTRWFGVNAGRRFGECGDDNCGYHKWIDRPLSARAVEVIEELQQRNIDAIDKLRRRIDRMVARHQAQLDKLKRKEEFIVIAMFVLFSLMMNMVLQSLG; translated from the coding sequence ATGGCCTCCTCCAATGTTGCTGCTGGTGAAGACTTGCTCGATGTCATGTGTGATTGTTACCGAATGAGTGTTATGAAGACTCGTTGGTTTGGAGTAAATGCAGGCAGGAGGTTCGGAGAATGTGGAGATGATAATTGCGGGTATCACAAGTGGATCGACCGACCACTTAGTGCTCGAGCTGTAGAGGTGATTGAAGAGCTACAACAAAGAAATATTGATGCGATCGACAAGCTCAGGCGGAGGATAGATCGAATGGTTGCAAGGCACCAAGCTCAGTTGGATAAGCTGAAGAGGAAAGAAGAATTTATAGTCATTGCAATGTTTGTCCTTTTCTCTCTCATGATGAACATGGTGCTGCAGTCATTGGGATAA
- the LOC141702235 gene encoding uncharacterized protein LOC141702235: protein MNPTWPLASFLQKVVNDWNFHVSIFTIGRAKKKALEKINGNHVDQYGKLWEYGNELLKVMPDSTIKLMTEEHEVSDSRKRFKRFYICLGPLKRGFRAGCRPLLDLDAWAIVEAENSDSWNWFLMNVKEDLNIENDGRWAFISDKQKGLIDALEAVFPNVEHRFCVMYLYRNMWKDHKGIGVRMLLWLAARATTDYTFNKHMEELKKLRNQEANGVGVLSEQCKSDIFVNTHCEVFNSSITKYRDLPIISMLKAIHKDVMRRIQQRRDKMQNSYALNPIYPNAMRRLNKAIDQSKGCHVLWSGGARYLVTMTGGGYEMVVDLEAHKCACKKWELSGIPCYHACACIAWSKKGYEPFIHQCFTKDLFLECYKYIVEPICGEEKWTETPYPKPLPPEVKPQTGRPKKKRSKKNDVVGVDATRLKRQNTTVKCTYCTEYGHNTRTCPAKTSDITNGCEKTVKIMKKYIPKKKAPEAPTTGQTDIPPVQNPIPHEVRNVTQTDISVHEVQGRRTSPRKIVRVRQKYTPKKKAPETL, encoded by the exons ATGAATCCCACATGGCCCTTAGCCTCATTCCTACAGAAGGTGGTAAATGATTGGAACTTTCATGTTTCCATTTTTACAATAGGCAGGGCAAAGAAGAAGGCATTAGAGAAAATTAATGGGAACCATGTTGATCAGTATGGGAAGTTATGGGAGTATGGTAATGAGCTGCTGAAAGTCATGCCTGATAGCACTATCAAATTGATGACTGAAGAACATGAGGTGAGTGATAGTAGaaagagatttaagagattttACATTTGTCTTGGGCCATTAAAAAGGGGATTTAGGGCTGGATGTAGGCCTCTCCTGGATTTGGATG CTTGGGCCATAGTAGAAGCTGAAAATTCTGACAGTTGGAACTGGTTTTTGATGAATGTTAAAGAAGATTTGAATATAGAAAATGATGGAAGATGGGCATTCATATCAGATAAGCAGAAG GGTCTGATTGATGCACTTGAAGCTGTTTTCCCCAATGTTGAGCACAGATTTTGTGTGATGTATCTCTATAGAAATATGTGGAAAGACCATAAAGGAATTGGAGTTAGAATGTTGTTGTGGTTGGCAGCTAGGGCCACCACTGACTATACTTTCAATAAACACATGGAGGAGCTAAAGAAG CTGAGAAACCAAGAAGCCAATGGAGTAGGAGTGCTTTCAGAGCAATGCAAGAGTGACATTTTTGTCAACACCCACTGTGAAGTCTTCAACAGTAGCATCACAAAGTATAGGGATCTTCCTATAATATCAATGTTGAAAGCAATTCACAAAGATGTGATGAGGAGGATACAACAAAGGAGGGACAAAATGCAAAATAGCTATGCTCTGAACCCCATATATCCTAATGCCATGAGGAGGCTGAATAA GGCAATTGACCAAAGCAAAGGATGCCATGTTTTATGGAGTGGTGGTGCAAGATACTTGGTCACCATGACAGGTGGAGGTTATGAGATGGTCGTTGACTTGGAGGCACATAAATGTGCTTGCAAGAAATGGGAATTATCAGGTATCccatgctatcatgcttgtgcatGCATAGCATGGAGTAAAAAAGGTTATGAACCATTTATTCATCAATGTTTTACTAAAGACCTCTTCTTGGAATGCTACAAATATATTGTTGAGCCTATCTGTGGTGAAGAGAAATGGACAGAGACCCCATATCCTAAACCTCTTCCACCAGAGGTCAAGCCTCAAACAGGTAGGCCTAAAAAGAAAAGGAGCAAGAAAAATGATGTGGTTGGTGTTGATGCAACTAGGTTGAAAAGGCAAAATACAACTGTTAAGTGCACCTATTGCACTGAGTATGGACATAATACAAGAACCTGTCCAGCAAAG ACTTCAGACATtacaaatggatgtgaaaagacAGTTAAGATAATGAAGAAGTACATCCCCAAGAAGAAGGCACCAGAGGCACCCACAACTGGACAAACTGATATTCCTCCTGTACAGAATCCTATTCCTCATGAAGTTAGAAATGTGACTCAGACTGACATATCAGTTCATGAGGTGCAAGGAAGAAGGACATCACCAAGAAAGATAGTGAGAGTAAGGCAGAAGTACACCCCAAAGAAGAAGGCACCTGAAACACTCTGA
- the LOC141702236 gene encoding F-box protein PP2-B15-like: MELELELGLINSEPNWNFLRAEFEFSEEVAVLDKGRCLDIRGKMKIGMLSPHTTYETYLVFKIYEDACGLDSANTSIRFVNEREEVPDDEASTVYPDPRTSAHNIEQRNGVLSRWRKDEWMEIKTGEFETGARDDDDEVETRFMSTDTNILKTGLIVQGIEFRPKQPMAIV; this comes from the exons ATGGAGCTGGAGCTCGAGCTCGGCTTGATTAATTCTGAGCCGAATTGGAATTTTTTACGAGCCGAGTTCGA ATTTTCAGAGGAGGTTGCTGTACTTGACAAAGGGCGGTGTCTTGATATTCGTGGCAAAATGAAAATTGGAATGTTGTCTCCTCACACCACTTATGAAACATATCTTGTCTTTAAAATATATGAGGATGCCTGCGGACTTGATTCAGCAAACACATCCATTAGATTTGTTAATGAAAGAGAGGAGGTGCCTGATGATGAAGCTAGCACAGTTTATCCTGATCCAAGAACATCTGCACACAACATTGAGCAACGAAATGGAGTGCTTAGTCGGTGGAGGAAGGACGAATGGATGGAGATTAAGACTGGAGAGTTTGAGACTGGTGCAagagatgatgatgatgaggtgGAGACCCGGTTTATGTCAACTGATACAAATATACTCAAGACTGGCCTTATCGTACAAGGTATCGAGTTTAGGCCTAAACAACCCATGGCCATTGTTTAA